The following proteins come from a genomic window of Megalobrama amblycephala isolate DHTTF-2021 linkage group LG1, ASM1881202v1, whole genome shotgun sequence:
- the znf750 gene encoding zinc finger protein 750, translated as MDILQGRKPKKPHYIPRPPGKPFKYQCFQCPFTCNIKSHLFNHMKYNLCKNSISLVSQRMEQTGKTTRASQHNLPFNQTSKEPPLEAESNKPIEIVNDKVEQEEMVKETRQMPGSPIKEVSKQVPEPVRETRDKSADMDIAQNKISSAFSPVTRTGESETLSRSPHKDDQTSSSISQFYTQMAPWVPPVSTAPLLPLIQDYPSYMVPERPLHSLYAPYPHNQANTPAYQLTPRETQRPLVPSPLVPPSPSLLHSYHYRYGHSIIPGPPLPYSLYQHPELSMSLQRTRYLPVDVYSNRFYPREYGGHLVPISHQDSYSRLPEDMAVQEHSPGDKGTRQSPLEGCAASGSPDRPSTADVTQRNPAAIRLASHGESLPISQSHHVLPGTTTATNNLTKKSCGQPQENMLQNRKMNEPQTTDSPRSSEISSEKEEDEENEEEPGPLNLSKRDQAISSNMTHHYSDRELHYDSDSSQEEAPLNLCLRRQPNNQALPNTTGSETPERQTIINVEVSTIASHRKQDLDPCDQRHSAAFALCQLASSRDVISDSSIGQQEMAESQNSQRLPPPDKCPVKDTPDTPKQSTRALGQKRANNRPLRHNTKRAKVKEPSRTQRKRSQNC; from the exons ATGGACATTCTCCAGGGGAGAAAACCGAAGAAACCCCATTACATTCCACGCCCTCCTGGCAAACCTTTCAAATATCAGTGCTTCCAATGTCCCTTCACCTGCAACATCAAGTCTCATCTCTTCAACCACATGAAGTACAATCTTTGCAAGAATTCCATCTCTCTGGTATCACAGCGCATGGAACAGACAGGAAAAACAACCAGAGCTTCCCAGCATAATCTTCCTTTCAATCAGACCAGTAAAGAGCCACCCCTGGAAGCTGAATCCAACAAACCTATAGAAATAGTCAACGACAAGGTTGAACAAGAGGAGATGGTTAAAGAAACAAGACAAATGCCTGGAAGTCCCATCAAGGAGGTCAGTAAGCAAGTCCCTGAGCCAGTCCGTGAAACCAGGGACAAAAGTGCAGACATGGACATTGCACAGAACAAAATCTCTTCAGCTTTCTCGCCAGTTACACGAACAGGGGAAAGTGAAACTCTATCTCGGTCTCCACACAAAGACGATCAAACATCTTCATCCATTTCTCAATTCTACACTCAAATGGCACCTTGGGTTCCACCTGTTTCCACAGCACCTCTTCTTCCTCTAATACAAGACTATCCTTCATACATGGTACCCGAGAGGCCCTTGCACTCCCTCTATGCGCCCTACCCACATAACCAAGCAAACACCCCAGCCTACCAACTAACACCCCGAGAGACCCAGAGACCTCTGGTGCCATCACCTTTGGTCCCGCCTAGCCCTTCTCTTCTCCACTCTTATCACTACAGATATGGTCATTCAATTATACCCGGTCCACCTCTACCCTACAGCCTCTACCAACACCCTGAACTATCCATGTCCTTACAGAGAACCAGGTATCTTCCTGTAGATGTGTACAGCAACAGATTTTATCCTCGAGAGTACGGAGGGCACCTGGTCCCCATTTCTCATCAGGATTCTTACAGCAGACTTCCTGAAGACATGGCTGTCCAGGAGCACAGTCCAGGAGACAAAGGTACTCGCCAGAGTCCTTTAGAAGGATGTGCCGCCTCTGGGTCTCCAGACAGGCCCAGTACCGCAGATGTTACCCAGCGTAACCCTGCTGCAATTAGGCTCGCTTCCCATGGGGAGTCACTCCCAATCAGTCAATCACATCATGTCTTACCAGGGACAACTACAGCAACCAACAACTTAACCAAGAAATCATGTGGACAACCTCAAGAAAACATGCTACAAAATAGAAAGAT GAATGAACCCCAAACCACTGATTCTCCAAGAAGCAGTGAGATTTCATCAGAAAAGGAAGAGGATGAAGAAAATGAGGAGGAGCCAGGTCCTCTTAACCTTTCAAAGAGGGACCAGGCCATATCCAGCAACATGACACACCACTACTCTGACCGAGAGCTACATTATGATTCAGACAGTAGTCAAGAAGAGGCACCGCTCAACCTCTGCCTCAGGAGACAGCCCAACAACCAAGCCTTGCCCAACACCACAGGCTCTGAAACTCCAGAGAGACAAACCATCATAAATGTTGAGGTATCCACAATTGcttcacatagaaaacaagaCCTAGACCCATGTGACCAGAGACACTCAGCGGCCTTTGCTCTGTGTCAGCTAGCTAGTTCAAGGGACGTTATCAGTGACTCCTCTATTGGCCAACAAGAAATGGCCGAGAGTCAAAACAGCCAACGCCTTCCTCCCCCAGACAAGTGCCCAGTCAAAGACACTCCAGACACACCCAAACAGAGCACACGGGCACTGGGTCAAAAACGGGCAAACAACAGACCTCTGAGGCACAATACCAAAAGAGCAAAGGTAAAAGAACCATCCCGAACTCAAAGAAAGAGGTCACAAAACTGCTGA